The following nucleotide sequence is from Solanum dulcamara chromosome 7, daSolDulc1.2, whole genome shotgun sequence.
CCAGCTTACTCCTAACGATTACTCACTGGATTTATATGTTATGCTTCCAAGGacacatttttatttctttcctcTCACTTAAAGGTTAACAATTTCACAGGAAGAAACAAGAGTTGCCAGAACACCTAGGAACTTAAATAGCTAGAAAATTTATCTGTTAAATGCTAAAGCAAGCATATGAAATTCATCTAGCAGCACATTAGAGCCAACTCAGTCTCTAGCCTTGTAATCTTTCCATTTTGTCCCCTTTATTTTCTGGCAAATGTATGTGTTtggtttcttcttcttcttcttgaggCGTGGACATATTCCCATGCCCCTTATGTGATAATGCATGTCCATCAGTCATATTGGATACATGTAATGGTGACAATATGTTCAAACTTCAAATTTACTTCCCGTCTTGAGTTGTAAAACAAAACTCAGTATTTTAGGAAGTCTCACATGATGGTCCCGTATAGAGGCTTCTAGGTGGTTGGTATTGAACTGAGGATTGACTACCCTCTATCCTGGAGAGCCTCTACTTAGGTAAATTCATCTCATTGCCTTTTCTTTCGGAGAGAATTGTGATGAGTTGAAGATCAAATAAGTAGTTTTCAAAGAGGGAGTTCACTAGTTGGCTTCCCAAGTGGCCCTATCCCGTGATAGGGCTTTGGATCCCCAAAATTCATATGCAAGATGATCCCCTTATTTCCTTCTGTCCATACTATATATCCTCTCTCTTTTTACATCCTGTATAACTTCCCCCAAAATAACAAAGAGCTTCTGTCTTCCATATAATCCTGTGTGGCTTAatgttatcttgcatctagcTCGTTGCTTGTTGAAGTATGTTATTCAAATAATATTAGTTTTAGGGAATCCTTGCAGCAAAGTCATCTGAATTTCTAGTTTTGACCATAAAAGTATTGTTTCAGGTAGTATTTTTCGGGGGAGGaccctaaaaatattgttgtaCTGCCCATGTGGCCCATTGTAGCAAATTGAGTTCTCCAAGTTACTCGCACCGTAGCAATTTAATTTCTCCAAGTACGTTATTACTTTAAAGGCTTATATATAGCCTTGTACTTATATGAAAGAATGCACATcagaaaagggaaaagaaaagacaCTTGCTCCTCTATCTCTCTCTGCctctttttgttattttagttTAGTACtctgtttttattttataacacgttattagCACTAGACTTTGCCATCTCGAGCAAATATTTTGAAAGCATCGAAGGtacaaattttcttttcttaattaatGACAAATCTTTAAAGCTACCTGTCTTGGGTGCTTGATGGTGAATTTATCTTGATGCAATGGGTTTGACAGACACCATCAGAGATAAAAATCAGGCATCAAATCAAGACCGTGCCAAGGCAATGATTTGTTGCatgatttttatctttgatggtgtctgctaAACCAATCGCATCAAGATAAATTTCAGCATCAAGCACCCAAGACGGGTAACTTTTGCCTGATATATCTAGAGCCAAAAGTTCATATTTAGAAAGATTTGTCattaattaagaaaagaaagTCCGTACCTTGGATGCTTTCAAAATATTTGCTTGAGATGGTAGAGTCTCGTGctaataacgtgttataaaataaaaatggattAGTAAACTAAAATAACAAGAAGAGACAGAGAGAGAAAGGAGCAAGtgtcttttcttttccctttaATGATATGCATTCTTTTATACAAGTACATGGTTATATATAAGCCTTTTAAAGTGATAAAGTACTTGGAGAGATCAAATTGCTACCGTGTGAGTAACTTGGAGAACTCAATTTGCTACAACAGGTGGGCCACATGTGTGGGATCCATCCCATACAATTAGTCAATAATAGCTGCAAATCATTGCAGAATTGTCAAAGGCAGCAAATGTATTCTTGCTGTAAAATCTGAATTGTCAACAAATGTTGGCAAACGGTTTTTGACTTGTTAATTGCCATGATGTCATCAGTGACATCAAAGGGCAAatttttctcctataaataAGAGCCCTCAGCTCATTTGTTAGATACCAATTCacagaaagaaaatatttagagaGTTGTGAGATTTCCGTAgactatatataataaaatagtctgtgaagaaaaatagagtgtgaacgatatttttagtaaggtgtGAGATCAAAAGaatgttattccttttgagtgtgtggtaatcatttttgagtattgtacttaGTACTACTCAGTGTAAAATTTCGTATTATAttgatatcagttgctcctcttggcccgtatttttttttccttatttataagggttttcacgtaaaatttttggtgtcattattgttctattttatttctactattttgatcacatatatttttgtgttagtccgATTTTCCTAACAACATGGGCGTCCAAGCAAGGTTTTATCTgagtatgctctgtggttgcagCATAGTTTGAACTTCCACATCAGAAAAGATTTACTTTGATTTGCTATAGTTGtattttttgggggaaaacGATGGAAGCCAACACTAGTAGAATGGTTATTTTGAATGGTATTAATTATGCCATTTGAAAGGGTAAAATGGAAGACTTGCTTTATGGCAAGAATTTTTATCAATCAGTCTTTATCACTGTAAAGCCTGATAATAAAATAGATGAAGAGTAAAATTTGTTCCACAGACAAGTGTGTGGATATATTAGACAAGTGTGTGGATATATTAGGCAATGGATTGACGGAAGACTAGgaacaataaaatattcttaataaagcaaatgttaagtttaaaatatcaagATGGTTCTCTGATGACAGatcacctgaataattttcaGGGAATCATGATCCATTATTTGCTATGGGCATTAAATTTGACGAAGAAATTCAAGGCTTACTTCTATTTGGTTCCCTACCAGATTCTTGGGAAATATTTAGAACTTTATTGTCAAATTCTGCTTCGGATGGTATGATCTCTATGGATTCCGCCATGAGTAGTGTCTTGAACgaagaaatgagaagaaaatcttaaggttcttcttcttcttcatcggaTGTCCTGGTAACTGGCTCCAGGGGAAGAAATAAATATCGTGGTTCTCAAAATAGGGAACATACCAGAAGCAAATCCAGAGACAGACTTATGAATATTGAGTGCTatcattgtggcatgaaagggcacacaaagaGGTTCTGTCGAAAATTGAAAAGGgagaacaaagaaaaagaggaaaataaaaaagatggcAATGAAAATTGCCTAGTCACCGTCTCTATCGAAGAATATGTTACAGTCCTTAATGCAGATCTAATAAATATTACTTGTGATGAGTCAAGCTGGGTTGTGGACACTGGCGCCGCATCTCATGTGACATCAAGGAAGTAATTTTTCTCTTCCTATATTCCCAGTGACTTTGTAACCTTGAGTATGGGTAATGAGACTGTATCTACGGTGGTTGGTGTTGGTACAATCTGTTTGAAAACTAGTAttggaactaaactagttttgaataATGTAAAACATGCACTTGATGTTTGTTTGcacctaatttctgttggtGTTCTAGATGATGAAGAATATGTTAGTACCAATGGCGGTGGAAAATGGAAACTCATCAAGGGTTTCTTGGTTGTGGCTCGTGGCAACAAATGTCGTGGTCTATACTGGACTACGACTTCTACTTGTGCCAATATGGTGAATGCAATTGAGACTGATAACTCCTCAACATTATGGCACAAGAGGCTTAGCCACATCAGTGAGAAAAGACTTAATTTTCTAGCCAAGAAGAAATTGCTGTCAGATTTTCAAACtgctaaattagaaaagtgtgaGCACTGCTTGGCTGGaaaacaaaatagagtttcCTTTAAGTCTAATCCTTCTTCAAGAAAGACAGAGTTGCTTGAGTTGAAGACAAGGACAGTGGGTGGTGCATTCTATTTTGCCACTTTTATTGATGACTGCTCAAGAAAGCTTTGGGCCTATGTCTTGAAGACTAAAGACCAAGTGTTGGGTGTCTTTAAACAGTTTCAGGCTTCGGTTGAAAGAGAAATCGAAAGGAAACCGAAATGTATTCGTGCTGATAATGGTGGTGAATATTGTAGACCATTTGACGAATGCTGTAAGCATCAATGTATTAGACACCAAaagactcctcctaagactcctcAGCTTAATGGATTGGCTGAGAGGATGAACAGGACCTTGATGGAAAGAGTTGGATGTTTGCTTTCTGAAGCAAAGTTGCCGAACTCCTTTTGGGGTGAGGCCTTATTGACCGTTGCACATGTTATTAAATTATCTCCTGCTGTTGCTTTGCAAAATGATGTTCCAAGTAGAGTTTGGTATGAAAAAGATGTTTCCTATGACCATTTGAAAGTATTTGGCTGCAAAGCCTTTGTACATGTGTCCGAAGATGAGAGGTCAAAGTTAGATGCCAAGACAAGGCAGTGCATCTTTGTTGGATATggccttgatgaatttggttataggctatatgatccaattgagaagaagcttgtgagaagtcGCGATGTGGTTTTCATGGAAAATCAAACCATTGAAGATATAGACAAAGCGGAGAAACTAAAATCTTCAAGTTCAGATGGAGTagtccatcttgatcaagttcctCATACAAATGTGAATGACGTTGGTGGGCTTGATGATCATGGTGAGGCTCAGAATCAAGTCCCAGATCaatatgttgatgttgatgataacaatgatgttgttattgatgatgCTCCGGCTCATGAAGTTGTGGACGAATCAAATATTCCTCTTAGGAGGTCCACAAGACAGCGTATTCCTTCCCCTCGCTATTCACCTAATGAGAATATGCTACTCACTGATGGAGGTGAACCAGAGTGGTATGAGGAGGCCATGGAAGATGAACATAAGGATCAGTGGATTGAAGCCATGcaagatgagatgaaatctttgcatgagagccacacttatgagttggtgaaattgcctaagggcatgagagctttgaagaacaagtgggtgttcaaagtcaaagttgaagaacacagCTTGAAGCCCAGATACAAAGCTAGATTGGTTGTTAAAGGATTTGGTCAAAGAAAGGGTATtgactttgatgaaatattttctcctgtTGTGAAAATGTCCTCCATTAGTACAGTTCTTTGTTTAGCTGCTAGTTttaatttagagattgagcAGATGAATGTGAAGACATCTTTTCTTCACGGTGACCTAGAAGAggagatttatatggaacaacctgagggctTCAAAGCAAATGttagagaattttttttgtgcaaactcaaaaaaagtCTCTACGGGCTAAATTAAGCTCCTAGACAGTGGTACAAAAAGTTTGAATCTGTTATGGGGGAGCAAGGCTACAAGAAGACTTCTTTAAATCATTGTGTATTTGTACAAAAATTTTCTGACGATGATTTTATCATCCTCctgctatatgtggatgatatgttgattgtggGCAGGAATACTTCCAAAATTGGTGAGTTGCAGAAAGAGTTGTGTAAGTCTTTTGCTATGAAAGACGGGGGTTATGCCAAGCAAATTTTGGGCATGAGAATTACTCGTCTCAGggatgaaaggaagatttatctgtcacaagagaagtacattGAACGTGTACTGGAGTGCTTCAACATAAAGAATGCTAAGCCTGTTAGCACACCTCTTGCTGTTCATATAAAGTTGAGCAAGAAGATGTGTCCTACAGCTCGGGAGAAAAAAGAGAACATGGCCAAAGTTCCATATTCCTCCGTCGTCAGAAGTCTAATGTATGCAATGGTATGGactagacctgatattgctCATGTTGTTGGTGTTGTCAGTAGATTTCTCGACAATCCAGAAAAACAACATTGGCAAGCTGTAAAGTGGATACTCAAGTATTTGAGAGGAAGCTCAGATAAATGCTTGTGTTTTGgaggatcaaatccaatcttgaaGGGTTATACAGATGCTGATATGGCAGGTGACCTTGATAACAGAAAATCCACTACtggatatttgtttactttttcaggagagctatatcatggcagtCAAAGTCGAGAAGTGTGTTGCACTGTCTACAACTGAAGCTGAGTATATTGCGGCTACTGAAGCTGGCAAGAAGATGATATGGCTAAAACAATTCCTTCAAGAGTTTGCCTTGCATCAAAAGAAGTATGTCGTCTATTGTGACAGTCAAAGTGCAATAGACTTGAGCAAGAACTCTATGTACCATGCAAGGACAAAACACATAGACGTGAGATATCACTGGATTTGAGAAAAGATAGAAGACGAATCTATTTAGGTTGACAAGATCTCTACAAATGAGAATCCTGCAAATATGCTGACCAAAATGGTAACAAGGGACAAGTTCGAATTGTGCAAAGAACTTGTTGGCATGAGCTCTCTCTGATAAGATGAAGATACCTCCTTTCAGGTGCATGAGACTGGAGGGGGAGAtttgtggggtccatcccaTATAATTAGTCAATAACAGCTGCAAATCATTGCAGAATTGTCAAAGGCAGCAAATGTATTCTTGCTGTAAATATTGAATTGTCAACAAATGTTGGCAAACGGTTTTTGACTTGTTAATTGCCATGATGTCATCAATGACATCAAAGGGCAAATTTTTCTCCTATTAATAAGAGCCCTCAGCTCATTTGTTAGATACCAATTCACACAGAGAAAATATTTAGAGAATTGTGAGGTTTCCGTAgactatatataataaaatagtctgtgaagaaaaatagagtgtgagcgatatttttagtaaggtgggagatcaaaagagtgttattccttttgagtgtgtgatagtcatttttgagtattgtacttaGTACTACTCAGTataaaatttcttactatattgatatcagttgctcctcttggcccgtggtttttttccttatttaaaagagtttccacgtaaaattcttggtgtaattattttttcattttatttctactattttgaccatatatatttttgtgttagtccgTTTTTCCTAACAACATGGGCGTCCACCTTCTTATTCAAGGTCTGCAATCTAAGGTACCTGTTAGTTTACCAATAGAAATTGTATATGTCAACCAAAAAAGAAAGACATTTATTGTGTGTATTCTAGTGAACTTTTACTACCACCTATTGATACTTTATTTCAGTTTGATTCTGTATAATCACGTGATCTTTTTTCTACATCTGACTACTTTGACTTCAATTTGATGTCACCAGGCCCTCCTTATTGTCAGTTGTTGTGGTTTAGCACCACCCTATATGGATCTTAATGATCTGAACAAGGTCTGGGAAGTCAAACCTTTGAAGAAGGTGCGTGATGATGAGGCAAGGGAAATTCTTGAAAATGTAGCAAAACAGGTGCAACCTATAATGCGCAAACGGAAGTGGAAAGTTAAGGTGCTCTCTGAATTTTGGTACTGGCCATTCCTTCCTTTCAGCCTTTGTATTTCCTGACGAGTCtttaagtttaattcatttCCTGCTTTTATTTATATCTTATGTTGTTGCTCATGAGCTAATCAGCTAATCTGATTTCACAGTCCTGCCAATCCATCTCTTTTGGGACTGAACATAGGAGGAGGTGCTGAGGTTAAGCTTAGATTGCGCCGACCAAACAATGAGTGGAACTTTTACCCTTATGCTCAAATTCTTGACACCATGCTTCATGAACTCTGCCACAATGAATATGGCCCACATAATACTGACTTTTATAACCTATTGGACGAAATCAGGAAGGTTGTGTCTGCATCAAATTCTTTTTACTTTGTTTGCACCACTTCCGTTTTCTTTTTTGCTTTTCTTACAACTTACCCCTCTAACTATTAGTCTGAAGGAAGCCTGTGTGTGCTGCTCCTCCTAATATGTATTGTTCTTATCTGAAAATATTCCTTCCTAGAAACAGCATAACTGAGTTGAGTTATCCTTGACAATTGTTCTTACCATTTGACATTTGGAAGCATTAGCCCGTATGGGTGAACTTTCCTTCTTTCCTTTGCTAATTTAAACTCTTCCTGCATCCCTTTTCAGGAATGTGAGGAACTTATGGCTAAAGGAATTACAGGTACTGGACAAGGATTTGATCTCCCAGGAAAGCGATTGGGTGGGTTTTCTCGTCAACCTCCGTTGGCATCATTGCAGCAGAAAGCACTGGCTGCTGCAGAAAACAGAGCACGAGTAGAAATACTTTTGTCATCGGGGCCTAAGCGTCTGGGGGGTGATAGTAGCATCAAGGCTGCACTTAGCCCAATTCAGGCTGCTGCGATGGCTGCAGAACGGAGATTACACGATGATCTGTGGTGTGGCTCCAAAATGTTAGAGAGTGAAGGGCCTTCTGAAAGCTCCAAAGCTTCAGCGATACCGGAGTCGCGTCATATTTCAGTTGTAGGAACCGTTTCTAAGATAACGTGGGAATGTTGTGTGTGCACTTTATTGAATCAGGTAATGTTTTTGGCTTTATCCTTGCTCCTGTACCACATAGGAGTTGTATATGTCCTCTTTGAAACGCAGCTCAGTTCCAACCATTTGAACTAAACAACAAGGCACTATCccttaaaaaatagaaaatttggCCCAACCAAATGACACCTAGCCAGTTTTGAGATCATTTTCAGACATATCGATCTGATGGGATTTGTCATTGCATTATCTCTGTAACTGTAAAGTCCCCCCACGCTAGCTGATGATATTCATTTCACAATTGCAGCCTCTAGCTCTCCTCTGTGGAGCTTGTGGAACCCCAAAGGACAGAGGACATGAAGCAAAGGTCTGGTCTTGTAAGTTTTGCACGTTGCAAAATAGGCATGGGGTTGAACGGTGCTTAGCTTGTGGAGAGTGGAGATACTCTTATGGTCCACCTGTTTCAACGACAGATCCTCGTATTGGCACCTAAAGCGCAAGAAGTAAAGAATTTTACAGAAATTACAGTCGGACTTTGTTACAGGTCAGATAtgattgattaaattaattGTAAAATGTGTTTTGGTGTAATCAAAGCAGTCGTATTTGCCCACTCTGCTCGAGAAACCATCTGTGTACTTGTGATGAATGAGATGGTACTCATTTAAGGCCAATGATGTTTAGAGAATGGAGAATATGATGATTTTGTATGCAAATTAATATGTACTAAGTCATTTGTCATGAAGTATCAAATGTCGAAGTTACCACATTAATTGTATAAGGTGCTGTAGtacttttgaaatatgattacATACATATAAAAGAAAGGTGCTTTAAGAAAAGCTTTTGTCTGATCTCATTAACATGTTACCGTGTTGACGATAGCACTTTTCCATGTATGCATTGGACAAATACAACGTATAGTATATCTTGATTTTGTTGAGATGCCAACATTATACGCTTTCCCCAGAACCTAGTAATCCTATCTCAATTTGTTACCCCCTGCCAACGAATATACTCCGTCCCGTTCCAAAATAATATTCACCTTTTTTCCCAGTAAAACTACATGATTAGTTTTTTATAACAGCCTATTTGTACGCAACTCGATTAATTCCACGAGTTACCTGCCATCCGGTATCAGGTCACTTTGTCCACATAGCTAAAACAGatgaaagaaatcacctagtgttgtCATTATTGGGATTTGAACCTAAAATTTTACGGTGCTCACTTCACTTCATTGACTACTAGATTACACCCTTGGATGTTCAAACTAGGTGAATCTTGAACAACATTTTAAGGTGTATTACTTTTTACCTTATTGATATgaggaaaaatataatttatactatagttttcatatagtttttgaatattttaattcCAATAGAAATATTGAATTAGTCTAATTTAATGTAGCTCTCAATATTAGTTAAATTTACTCTTGACAAGTGAATGTGACAATTTTTGATAAGAAGTATTGTATATCTATGGACCTTGAGTTTTCCATCATTGACATTAATTGGTAAAGAATTGTGGTTGAAACTTGTGATAAGTATAGATAACCTGCTCAACAGTAATATTTAAATGAAGTTTGGTGAAGGAGCTTTATCAgtcatttttacttttattttttcatgcaACTACAACATGAATTTGCATGGCACGGGACGATGCtttcaataacatttttttttgtatttaagaCTTGAATCTGAAATTGTGGTCAAAAGTGAAAGAATTTGAATTATCCCACTACAATTCACATTGGTACAAATAAACTGATAGTCATGTGCTTGCGCTGGTAAATATTATACGTgctttattatgtattttttatttataagctTTTTAAATATACGAGCAACAAGATAATTTCTATCATCATAAAGTGTAAATTTagtaaaatgaaaagttagtTACTTCAATTTAACAAGTCCAGATCATTAATTGATAACAAAAAGTAAGTTAGATGTCGGTTTTGTGTTTGAAGAAATGAATAATTGAAACATTCATTCAATTTGAATTGTAAATGACCACTATGTTAGAAAAGTGAATGAATTTTCCATAGGAGTTAAAATAAAAGGTAAACCAATAAACAATTGTTTCATAAAAAATAGATTATTTGTTAATGAGGTACTAATAGTAGCATTTACCCTGACCCAAGTTACCTACCCCACGCCCCTACAAATACGTTTAccttgtatttttttcttcctctctTCCAAGAAAGTTCTCTCTCAATTTCTGTTTGGATGGCAGCATTTCCTTTTCTCTCGATTTTCTTTCCTCTATTTCCAGCAGCAGCTTAGAAATTAAAATCCCCccatttctctctctctctctctctccctctctttataatataattggattggagagaaaaatcataaaaacacAATCCAATTCATTTTTCCTCctaaatcaatcaatcaatcatgcGACCTACTCCACCAGCCGCCAACTccacctcctcctcctcctccgcCGCCGCCGCTGCATCCATGCCTCCTCCCCCTACCGCCGGCCAACGGAGTCGTCCCCGTCGTCGTACCGATTTGACCCTTCCTCTTCCTCTACGTGACGTTGCTCTTGCTGTTCCTCTCCCTCTTCCTCCCACCTCTGCtccttcctcctcctcctcctcctcttcctccccTCTTCCTACACCTTTACATTTCTCTGAGCTCGAGAGGGTCAATCGCATCGGTAGTGGCACCGGAGGTACTGTTTACAAGGTCCTACATCGTCCCACAGGAAGGCTATATGCTCTCAAAGTTATCTATGGTAACCACGAAGACTCTGTCCGCCTCCAGATGTGCCGTGAGATCGAGATTCTCCGAGATGTAGACAACCCTAACGTGGTTAGGTGTCACGATATGTTCGATCACAACGGCGAAATCCAAGTTCTTCTTGAGTTCATGGATAAAGGATCTCTCGAAGGGAGCCACATCCCTTACGAGCAAGCTCTCTCGGATCTAACACGACAGGTTCTCTCCGGCCTCTATTACCTCCACAGGCGTAAGATTGTTCACAGAGATATCAAACCATCCAACCTCTTAATCAACTCGAGGCGTGAGGTAAAGATTGCAGATTTTGGGGTCTCCAGAGTTCTGGCACAAACTATGGATCCTTGCAATTCGTCAGTGGGTACCATCGCTTACATGAGTCCCGAGAGAATCAACACAGATCTGAATCACGGGCAGTACGACGGATATGCTGGGGACATATGGAGTCTTGGGGTGAGCATCCTAGAGTTCTACTTGGGAAGGTTCCCCTTCTCTGTGGGGAGGCAAGGAGACTGGGCCAGCCTTATGTGCGCCATTTGTATGTCTCAGCCTCCTGAGGCACCACCCACTGCTTCCCGGGAGTTTAGGGAGTTCATTGCCTGCTGTTTGCAGAGGGATCCCGCCAGGCGTTGGACGGCGGTGCAGCTCTTGCGCCATCCCTTCATCACCCAGAATAGCCCAGGCACCACTACCGGTAGCATGCCCCTTCCTGCCACTAACTCACTGAGTAATCAGGTCCATCAGGCACATCAATTGTTACCTCCACCTcctcatttttcttcttcttgacgTTTTAGGTTCGGAGAAATTCCCCCCTCCtcttttgtttttctattttacttAATTTCTGGTTTTATTTTGTGTAATCTTAAATGTTGTTACTCTCTATTACTGGGGATGATGGATGGTGGTGGTGAAGGGGTGGTTGGATTTTAATTTCTGGAGAAAGAAAATTGGACAAATGGGGCTGGTTATG
It contains:
- the LOC129894177 gene encoding DNA-dependent metalloprotease WSS1-like isoform X1, producing the protein MGVHLLIQGLQSKALLIVSCCGLAPPYMDLNDLNKVWEVKPLKKVRDDEAREILENVAKQVQPIMRKRKWKVKVLSEFCPANPSLLGLNIGGGAEVKLRLRRPNNEWNFYPYAQILDTMLHELCHNEYGPHNTDFYNLLDEIRKECEELMAKGITGTGQGFDLPGKRLGGFSRQPPLASLQQKALAAAENRARVEILLSSGPKRLGGDSSIKAALSPIQAAAMAAERRLHDDLWCGSKMLESEGPSESSKASAIPESRHISVVGTVSKITWECCVCTLLNQPLALLCGACGTPKDRGHEAKVWSCKFCTLQNRHGVERCLACGEWRYSYGPPVSTTDPRIGT
- the LOC129894177 gene encoding DNA-dependent metalloprotease WSS1-like isoform X2; its protein translation is MDLNDLNKVWEVKPLKKVRDDEAREILENVAKQVQPIMRKRKWKVKVLSEFCPANPSLLGLNIGGGAEVKLRLRRPNNEWNFYPYAQILDTMLHELCHNEYGPHNTDFYNLLDEIRKECEELMAKGITGTGQGFDLPGKRLGGFSRQPPLASLQQKALAAAENRARVEILLSSGPKRLGGDSSIKAALSPIQAAAMAAERRLHDDLWCGSKMLESEGPSESSKASAIPESRHISVVGTVSKITWECCVCTLLNQPLALLCGACGTPKDRGHEAKVWSCKFCTLQNRHGVERCLACGEWRYSYGPPVSTTDPRIGT
- the LOC129894448 gene encoding mitogen-activated protein kinase kinase 5: MRPTPPAANSTSSSSSAAAAASMPPPPTAGQRSRPRRRTDLTLPLPLRDVALAVPLPLPPTSAPSSSSSSSSSPLPTPLHFSELERVNRIGSGTGGTVYKVLHRPTGRLYALKVIYGNHEDSVRLQMCREIEILRDVDNPNVVRCHDMFDHNGEIQVLLEFMDKGSLEGSHIPYEQALSDLTRQVLSGLYYLHRRKIVHRDIKPSNLLINSRREVKIADFGVSRVLAQTMDPCNSSVGTIAYMSPERINTDLNHGQYDGYAGDIWSLGVSILEFYLGRFPFSVGRQGDWASLMCAICMSQPPEAPPTASREFREFIACCLQRDPARRWTAVQLLRHPFITQNSPGTTTGSMPLPATNSLSNQVHQAHQLLPPPPHFSSS